The DNA region ACCTGTCTATTGCTGCTTCTCCAAATTAATGTGCCAGCACTGTTTCTGCATCAGTTGTGTAATCAAACTGGCAGTGAAAAGCAGGTAATTGTATGTGGATGGAAGCCACTGTTCTactgctttttttgtttcaatattGGGTAACTCATTACTAAAATTTTCTGTTGATTAATGGTGTTGTTGACACTTTTACAGCAAATAATGCATGGGGATGAGAGGGAACTTGACATGTGAAATTAATGGCTGGCTAAAGCATTCCATGATATTACAGGCAAACATAATTCCTGTTATGCAGAGATCTGGAGAAAAATGATTGCTTGAGGGCTGGTGACTCATGGCTTAAATCagtttttccctcagaaatcaCAAATCCAGCTCAACATGTCTAAGTCTGTGCAGGATGTCATGAGGTGAAGGCTTGTCTCAGTGTGTGCCAGTAATACCTCCAGTCCAAGTTGGTTTTGCATTGTTATACAAATGGAAGGCTCTTTCTGAGGGCTGTAGAAGCCATGAGTTTGACCTTCAGCAGTTCTGTATTGCTATTTGTAGATAATATCAGTTGTTGCTTTAGGGCTTTCTGTATGGTTAGTGAAAGACTTTGTAGCTCCAATTACTGACTGAGGAAATACTCAGCCATGCATGGGTTTCTTGGTTTGTATCTTTGGGATAATCTTACTGTTTTAGACAacatatttttgttctttctaaTTGTTTCTCTTTGTGTGCTTAGGAATGTCAGAACCTTCTAAACAAATACAGGAATCTGAACCTGGAACTAGTGACTCGAATCATTCGAGATGGTGGACCATGGGAGGATCCAGTATTACAAGCAATTCTTAAAGCAAAGCCTGTGTCACAGGAATTAGGTACTTCATTTATCACAGTCATTTTCCAGAGTACTGAAAAAATGtgttcagtttggttttttaaaaatatgtgggGTCAGGTGTTATCAGCTGGCATTGCAGTGTTTTAACTATTTTTCTGTAGTAAAATGTGCTGGtctcttttttgtttgaaaGGAAGCTGAATTTCTTTGCTAATTTAAGTTTGCTTTTATAATGTAGAGATCATATTTGTGATTTTGTATCACTGGCAGCGATGGAGTAGTTCATAAAATTCACAGGGTGCATTTCCCAAATCTAAGTGTTCACTTAAAGCATGGAGACCAACTTGATTTCATTTAGACTCCTGAAATAACATGATTGGAGAGGGTCTGATGTGTATTTGTCTCCTGGCACTCTGACTCATTTAATTTGTCTCTTCACTTGTAAATACTTGGTCTTGTGGCTTTTCTTGGTTCTGTTTCCAATAATGCTCATGGCTACATGTGACagctgctttctgtttatgGATATGTAattcctggagctgggaaaggtgCAGTGCATGGGAACAAAATCACTGGAATGTTAATGAAAGTTCCTAGGAGGAAAAATACCCAAGCTACAGTCAAGTCTTTACTAATATGTCAAGCAACAGTGTTCCTCAGGGGACCTCTTAGAAGTTGTATTTAGATTGATAGTGATAGgaaattccagctctgctcagttATTATGGTGTAGTGCCTGATAGAAACTCATCACTGTGTTTGTGACTGTGTTCATTGAGAGAGCACTGAAGACAGGACAGCTCAGTGAGCTGCCTCCTTAACCAGAACAAGGGTTTTGATAGCAAATTAACATGATTATCCCTTTGTTGTTCTGCCTCTTTTGTGAAGCAACTCCTTGAGCAACAGATGTACCCATTATTTTTATTAGGTATCTCATAAAGTTCTGGTCAAATAAGtacagaaacaaaatgaaaaccaagatGAACCTTGTTTTGTTCTGCATCCCATGATTTTGGTGATTATGATGGGGAATTAGGTCTTGATCTCCATCTCTCTAGCAAGGAATTAGTTTAGTCCTTTGCTGTAATGTTTCTCTTGGGCATCGTGAATCCTCTCTGTGATGGGTTACTGTTTGAGGATGTTTGTTTTTAACCTGGCAAAGCAGGAATGAAGCCTGTTATCACTAGATGGGCACTTTGTTCCCCTTTGTTCCAGGCTGcatctccttcccctctgctgagagattttctctccttttacCTTGATAGCCTCACACACACCCTTGACACATCTCATCTTTACTGACAAACGTTTTATTTTAGATAATTTATATTTTGAGAGCTtgttctttcttcctctgactTCCTCTAAAATTTGAATCTTGTGAAGTCTTACACAAAGCAAACATCCTGTGTTGCTTTATAGGCTCACAGTGTGTATTTTGAAACTTGGCCATGTAGCTCCCTCAGGGGTTATTTAAATAGGAAAACCTGCCTATTATTGCTGAATCACCAACCATTCCTTGCAAAAATCAGTTTGTGTGAACTACATAATCCTGTCCTGGATTCATTAACTCCATGGAGAAGCTTAGGCCAAGACAAACCTCTCTGTGTCTGTCTCTGAAGGAATTGTAGTAAACTTGGAGATGTCTCAATCTCTTTGGAGATGGCTGGAAACAAAGCAGTCATGGagttgaaagaaaaatagtAGGCTTGAAACATAGGCACTTGGAATGGACTGGGGAGAGTAAGGTGGGCATCTGGAAGAGAACATGTCAGAGGTGCAGTCAGAAGGAGCAGTTAATGAGTTTCTGGCCTGCTGCTTGATGTCTGTTGCTCTAAAGCAAAGCATCACTGCTTGGGTAGGAATGTTTCTTAGTGTATCTCAGCCTTGGCCAAACACTACTGTAGTTGGCAGTTGTCTTTGGTTTGGGGGGTTAGAagagctctgtctgctgccctgggaAAATAGGACAGTCCAGGACAGGGAGGGAGCACTGCCTTGCCAGCAGCGTCAGTAAAACTTTGGAAACAGAGGAGGCTGTAGGAACCCCCATCCTTGggagctcctgctggcactggtgtAGGGTGTGGAGATGCCTTtccctgggagaggaggctgtcAGAGTCTCATTTGTGAAGCAGAAGGGACCTGAGAGTTCCCCACACCAAGTGGGAAATACTGAACAGGGTGAGCAGTGCAGTTCTCACTCCTTTAAGGGGAAAGGGTGTTACAGCTACTTGTTAGATGGGCAGCATTTCCTTACCATTAGCACTTATCAGAGCTGAGTTCTTCCAGCCTTATTTTTCAGTAATGCTTGCATACAAAACAGAGGATGTAGTTTATTATCCTAAGGGTGGTAATTCAGTAGAGGAGAGGCCTGTACTTGGCTCTAAGGACTTATCCATATAATGAGTTTTTCTTGCAGTTCATCACCCCCATTAGACACTGGCTTGCCTTTTAGTCCTTTTCTGAATTTGTTCTCTAAAGTGCTGAAGGATAATGGGAATGAGATGTTTCTTTCTTACAGTGCATCTGTTAACAAATCAAATTGAAATCTGACACCTTGGATTGTACTGCTTAAATGTTCATTAGCATGGAACACTGCTAGCTTGCATAAAAATAGAGATGCTGGAGAAATCTTGGGTTTAAGTGTAAGAAAGTATTTAAATCCTTAAAAAAAGCTTTATCTGAAAGGTTATTGTACAAGTAATCTCTTCATTTTGGGGGAAGAAAACTTCTTAGTTCTGATTGTAGTTTTTAGTAACCATTTTGTAATCATCAATTTAAATTGCTTGTAATTAATACAGATCCTTTCTAAGGGATGAATTTTCTGCCTTCACTGACTTTAAATTGACAATCTTTCTCTCTTTAAAACATGAAATACTAAAGTACTAAAGTTATAGCCTTGTAGCTAGTGATGTTTTAGCTTGTAATCAACAGAGATACTACAATCTGTATGATCAtttataaaaatgcaaagcatGTCTTGTAGGTATTTATGAATTTCCAGTTACTTCAATGTTGAGTATTTTCAGTATctcacttgaattttttttcattcaaatatTAGTGTTAATATTACCTTCTAGAGCTAAAAAAGATTTCCAGAAATGAGGAGCCAGAATTTAAAGATATTTTGATAGGAATTGTGCCCAGTAACCCTTTCAGAGGAAGATATGTTTTCCAAGCAAGCAAAATCAAGGCATTCAAAGCTTTTTAAGGCAATAGCCTGTGAATTGCAGTTAACTTTGTTCACTACTTTGAGGTCTTACATTTTAATGGATAATGAGTATCTtgaggttttaaaaaatatttataattatagCTTTGGAGGTGATGTCAATCCTGTGCTTCTGACAGTCACACATGTTCCACTGCTTAGAAAGGAgggaattttctttctttaaaatgctCACATCTGCTTCTATACAATATAAATTTCACCAATCCTTTGTAGCACCTTCTGTTAACTTGTTAGAAACAAAATACTGAATTAGATTACTGGTTTAAGAAAAATAACGTTTCTGTTTCGAAGCGGAACAGATTTCTTAtggtatttaatattttatagacTTTTTTTAGCAGAGcctatattttttcttaatattattTGTTATTAAAGACAGCATTACATTTAGATATATTTGTTGTTTGGACTTCATATTCTAATTGCCTTTAAATCTCTCTTTTCTGTGCAGTTAACAAATATTTAAGCTCTGAAAATCCACTGTTCTTTGAACTCCGTGCCAGATACCTTATTGCCTGTGAACGCATCCCTGAGGCAATGGCTCTTATCAAATCTTGCATAAATCATCCAGATATCAGTAAAGATCTGTATTTCCATCAAGCTCTTTTCACCTGTCTTTATATGTCACCATTAGAAGATCAGCTATTCCAGGAGGTATTGTTTGTCAgtatacatttctttttttaaaatgaagtggTGCTTTATACTTGCTGTGTATGAGTTGTCAAGAGGAGCATGTGggactctgattttgtggaacCAAATGTCATAAAATCAGGCAGCCACATTGGTGTTGCTCAACTTTGTGCTGGCTTAAGCTTGGAAAAGTTGAATGTGAAGTGCCTACAAATCTTACTGGcctaaatgcatttttttggtCAAGTATTCTGGTAGATCTAGTCCCTAAATATTTTGTGACTTCAGTGTATTGACTATTTTACTATTAACAGTTTTAGTAAAAGCACTTGTGCCTAATTAACATTAATCATACATGATATAGTTTTGTTCAAGTTTTTTAATGATGCCCCAATATGTAAAATGGCACTTGAGCTGATTTGATTTGAGCTATTTTATCACTAATAGCACTTGGGAGATAACAGTGGATTTCTTGATCTTTTTTCAAGAACAAGCTACCCAAAATGGCAAGAACAAGTgcttttgtgttgtgttttaatTTCTCAGACAATTATTTCTTAGAGTAATGACCATCAGAATATGAAAGAGCTTGAAATCCTTGTAAAATCTTTACTTATAGATGTACACAAAAACCATTTCAAAGATGTCCTGTGTTAATAGCAATTCCTGAAGTTTTTAGTAGAGCAAGATCTGGTTGGTTTTGATTTCATGTCAGCAAATTGAcctaaatttattttattttaattgtataGCACTTGTTGAGGACTGATTGCAAGAGTGGAATTGAGATCATCTGCAACACTGAAAAAGAAGGGAAGACTACCTTAGCCTTACAGCTTTGTGAATCCTTCCTAGTCCCACAGCTCCAAAATGGGGACATGTATTGTATATGGTAAATACTTTATTTCTGGGGAAGCAGCTGAACAGAAAATACATGCTTATTGCCAAAATGAAACTTGTCTAACTTAAAATATCATATAAAAATGACTTTTAAATGTTCCTGGTGCTTCTGTTGTGCCTGTTTGCCCTTTAACACACAGTCATATAGAGGGTAGCCTAGTAGTTTATAACTCTTTATTTACTATTTCCAAGTAACAGAAAAGTGAAACTTTACGTACCCTACCTAGAAATGTAGCATTTATTATTAGCAAAATGCAGTCTGTAGTCTTAACCATGTAGATATTCTGCTCTGTAACTGTAGTGTGTCACCAGTGTGCCTAAAAAGAGAATGTGTGGTGCTGAAAATGTGCTGTTAATTATGGGAACTTGGATGTCATGAACAGAGGTATCACCAAGATGGAGTTCTCTAGAGAACATTGAAGATGTCTTCACACCCATTTAATTGTCTTGATACCTGGACTTGGTTTTAGGTCTGTGTTTTCTAGATTTCATCATTCTGAGGACTGGAAGATGGCTAAGGACGATGATTCTGTTGAGCCTGTGTAATTTCTCTAACTATAGGAAGATCTGCATTCCTTGATAAAATATGCTTTCTTTGTTTAGGTAGTTAAAGCAAAACATCCTAGCAAGGATTTGATAGAGATCAAATTATCTATCTAGCTAATTTTGAGTTCAGAAGCTACCTTGGGTTTCTGTGTTCCCAGATTCCAGGAAATCAAGAAGCTTTTTTGTCTTGAGAAACTAATACAAGTTAGATGTGATAATGTTTACTTTGATACTAATATTTTTCCTTAACTACTAGGCTGTAGTAGGAGTAGTTGCTCAATCAAAACCATTGGGATTATGATAATGACATCCATTGTAGTACAGTGTGTTGGCAATGGCTGCTGACATTTTTCAAGTCTGTCCAGGAAATGATGGACAGGACTGTCCCCATAGGAAAGATGAAGTTCAACCCAAAAGATGGCATTTGTGTGAGCTCAGTGGGAATTGAATCCATGTTTGCTGATTCCAGCCCAAAAGCTGCATCTCCCTATTTCTTATTAGGAAATTATAAGTATAGCCTCCATGAATTAATGCTTTCTGATTGGGGGAGTCAGTCTTTgatgaaatgcattttcaatACTGTAATTAAAGCTCCTTTTGCTGTAGTAACATGTTGACTTTGCTTTTACCCAGCTGATCAAGTTTTGCATAATCCATTTTTGAAATTGCTGCTCAAAGCAAGATGTATCTCTTTTTGTTCTGGCAAATCAGATGTCAAAGATGAGTCCAGGAGGAAATTCTACTAGAGGCTTGAGTACTGTTTGATATCTAGATTTCAGGGAAATAATCTTGCCATCTCAGTACTTTAATTTATTCAGAATATAGAACTTGAGGATCTTTGGAAGAAAGTTCAGAGCcattctgtctgtgctgctcaaGCAGATGTTTCATTCTTCACATGCTGAGCCTTAACAATTGTGTTCTCCACAAGAGCTCTGTAATACTTCATAGCTCATGGAAACTGCAGCAAAGGTTGTGAAGGCATGACTATGCTGTAGTCCAATCTTTGACGTAGTAGGAGCCAGGTTAAATGAACCTACAGagtctatttttttccccagggaacATGTTAGTGTTTCCAGCACAGTAGAAATCATCTCACCTGATCTGGAATTGAGAGCCTTGCAGATCAAACAGAGATCTAGCTGCTAACACTACTAGCAAAGATATGGCAACAGAACAGATTAGAAAGCTGGAAATAGCAAATATTTGTGACAGCCTATGTGAACTCTTCTAGCTAAAACCATTAGCTGTCATCTTAGAGGAAGATGATCTTTAAGCAGCTTGGTCACAAAACTCAAATTTTCACTGATATCAAGAATAAACTCTAGATTCAGATgaacaaattattttcctgaaaataaatCATCACGCAAGCTGTGCTTGGTCATACTAAATTTTTTGTGTGAAATAATGGCAAGAAATCAGTTTATTATACTTTGTATCAAAGTGTTGTTCTCTTCAGGAAGACAATATTTTGATCAAGCAGGCACAGATGGCcttccttcactgacagatGATTTTTAAATGCTATTTTGGCTTTTCTCAGGTGATTTCTATGCAGTAAATTTAGTAAGTCAAAGAATTTTTACCACAGGTTTGATCAATCTTTTGGCAAAGCATGTTCACTACTTACTAAGAGCAGCAAAGTGTTTAGATCCAGCTAAGTTAGGGAGGGTTTAACCATCATTTCatgttgctgctggaggcacACAGTGGTTTTGGTATTTTGTAGGTAGTTAAGAGGCTAGAATGCATGGTTGCCTCTGGTAAGGAGGTGCTGAGTTCTGTGATCTCTCAGTAACAATTTAAATTGTCCCAAAGTCAGAAATGGACTTAAAAAGGAGAAGCTATTGTATTgacatagaaaaataaaactaaaggACTAAAATACTGTTTCATGTCAGGGTCTAGGTAAATTGTGCATAACACCTTGTTCTTTAGCCATGCAGCTCTTCCTTCTACTTGCTGTTTTCTGCTCTcctttttcagctctttccttgTGCCAGCCTAGCACTTGTCTGAACACACTGCAAGCCCCTTTAACCACTAATCTCTCAAgagtaatttgatttttctctcattctctGGGATTAGTATTGAAATGGCTTGCTCTGAAATGATAGGAGGCAAAGCAGAGAATGAGATGGATTATTGAATTGTAACATATAACAGCAAAATTACTCAGTTCTTACTTCTGTACTTGAGGTTGAGGCTTCTAGTGAGTTGTGAAGAGTGGTTTAGTGCATGAAGACACTAATTTCAAACTTGTATATGATGTTTGCAAGTATGTAGAATTCAGATTTTCAGCTTGGTAAAGGCAGATGTGAGCAGTTTGTATCTTTAGGAAACCAGAAAGTTTAATTTTTGGTGTATGAGCTGCTTATAGGTGTCCCTTTTCAGTTTCCCCCATAAGCGTGATCTTTGTTTCAACTTTTGTTCTCTTGGGTTCTGATTGAAAGAAACCAGTCAAGGTCTCAGTGTCAAGCAGAATTCTAGAGCTGTCCTGAACTTAAAAGCGGAGTTGGTTTTGTCATAGGCTGTTCTGTCACTTCCCTTCTTTCAGGCTCTGAGCTCATTAAGAGAAGCTTAACCTCAAAAGGTTTGTCTGACACTGGAAATCAGCCAAATTTTCTCAGTAGCCAGGTTTGTTTTCTGAGGGAGGAGATTGCTGGAGTAGACAAGTGTCTTCCTTCAGAAAAGCAAAGTCGGTGGGTCCTGCTTTCATTGTAACACTGTGGTGGGATTTCTCCTGAGTCCTAACTAGAGCTGCCCCTGTGTGAGATCTTAGTGCTGGCAAATCTTGTGACTAAAAGTTAGCCCAGTTGCCTTCCTAGGTCTTTGAATTATAGTGCATAGAACTTTTATGCTGTGAACTTCAAGTAGCTCTATTTTATAGGCTAACATATATGTGCAGAGTTTAGCACTAATCTGTTCTTAGATTTCCTTTTCTCAGGCAGGAATGTTATTTAACTGCAGTTCATGGAGATGTAGGATAGCTGTAGAATTTGAAGTTTTGGTATGACTGCTCTGTAATAACTGGAGAACATCACTATTTCCTGGCACATCAGGAGCTTCCTATGCTGTTTCCACTTTTCACATTCAAAAGCTTCTTTTCCTAAGGACTCTTCATCCTTGTACTGGAAGTGACTTAATCCCAAGAGCACACAGATATTTGTTGCCTGTAGTGTTGAGGGCTAGGTGCTGTTCTATCTGATTTTATTGTGCACTTCTCTGAAACTGAGCTGAATACATGAATGTTTTGTTGAATATTTAATTGCTTGGTGATAGGAGATACCTTGAATGCTTTAACAAAGCAATTAAGTTGCTTTTTCCGTTGTGCACATCTTGGTGTTAATTAGGTTACTATTACACCCTCAAATATGAttttaatcacagaatatgcAAATAATTGTCTTAGTAATGTATTGTGCTTAGTGACAGTGTTCTAAAACTCAGTGTAATTGGAATATTTTATTCTCTACCTAATAGGGACCTGATCTTCATTTGGAGTAAACTGCAGCTCAAATCTAACCCATCCAAACAAGTTTTTGTGGACCACTGCTACCAGCTTCTAAGAATTGCTACAAATATCAGAGTCATTTTCCCTTTCATGAAAGTCATTAAGGATGAAGTaagttctgtttgtttttacttCACGCACCATTCCTTTGGTAACCAGTTAAAATAAAGAGAAGTGATGTTCATGTTGTGTAATGACCACTTTTGGTGGAAAGTTAAAAAACAGGGGTTAGGGAAGGACataatattattaaaattttgtcAGGTTCCAGAATGGGCTTCAATATTAAGGTTGCTTGTGtggttttaagattttttttttttttttactgaattctgagtttttctgtttctgcagcaAGTTTGAGGGCTAAGTCCATGGAATAAATGTGAATGATTGGTTGgggatgtttttttttcaggctgacCTCTTAAGGAAATGGATCTGTGTAATTATATGTACCCTTCATCCTTGTTAAATTCTGAATCCTGTTACCCATTCAAATCAAAACTGGACAAAATTacttaatataaaataaagggaaaagcagaataaTACAGAAGAATACCTGATTTTTGCTTCAGAAAACTGTGCTGTATTTCATGCTTCAGATCTCAGTCTTGTTCTGCCCCATCTGCAAAAGATGTCACGTGCAATGCTTTGCACACAGGCTGAGAGCTGTTTCCCAACAAACGTTACCATTGACCTCACTTAACAGCTCCTTCATATCTTTTACCCTAAATGAATTCTAAATTATTTTGTCAGATCTAAATGCAATAATTTGTTGCTGTTCAAGGGTATATATTCTAAAATGCATGTGGTGATATTAATAATTCTATTCGTGTCTGAATagtctttttttaataatccCCTACTTATGGAGCAATGTCTGTATTTGTTAAAACCCAAATATAGGAGGtaataattatttctaaatttcCTGTGCCACTTTTGGCTTTAATCTGATGCCTGTTGGGCAGAGTATTTCTGATCATTCCTTGGAGTTCCATGTGCAGGACAGGGCCCCCAGCTTCAAGTGTTGATTAGGAATTCTGCTCATTAGAAAGATGGGTCATCAGTTTTGGAAAATGAAGCCTTTTAGACTTTTTGGCTATGGGTTATGATTCTCCTGCTGGTTGTTCAAAACTGACCAATATTATCATGGTTTTCATgtaaaaaaagctaaaaaagtTACAGTGGCCAAAATATAGAGGAACTGTCCAATTATATTGTGAAGCAGCCTAGGTAATGTAAAGGCTGGCAGAAGATACTGATAGATCAGCTGTGATCTCTTGCAGTTCTGGTTTATATCCCCAAATAATTGTCTTTAACTACAGAGCTGCATGGGGCAGAGCTGAAGTTTTGTAGCTTTACAGTTTTCAGTGCAAACCATTTTTGTATCTGTGTTGCTAGCTTTGTTGGagcaatatttaaaaatgttcatGCCCTTGGGTGAAGTTCAGTAGCAGGATGCTTTCTGAACTCCTGTTCTGCAATAGGTGACTATTAATATGTGGGATGTTTGGGAATTGTTTATGTACACTGTGATTTCCTTCCTGCAGGTTGGTGAAGATGGCCTTCAGATCTGTGTTGAGATATGTGGGTGTGCCCTACAGCTGGACCTCCGTGAAGATCCCAACATGAAAAGTCTTATTTATAAAGCAATCGCTCATTTTCTGCCAAATGACTTGGAGATCCTCAGAATTTGTGCTCTCTCCATCTTTTTCCTGGAGCGCACCTTGGAATCTTACTACACTGTTGAGCATTTGTACAAATGTGCAGATGAAGAATACAATGAGTGCACTAGTTCTGTTCAGAACCGCGTGCGGTTCGAGCTGCTGCCCATCTTGAAGAAAGGATTGTTTTTTGATCCAGAGTTCTGGAATTTCTTGATGATCAAGCAGAATTGTTTAGCCTTGTTGGGGGATAAGGCCTTGGATGGCTTGAGTGAAAGTACACTGGAAAACTCTCctgcaaacacagagaaaacagcagAGTACAGAGCTCTGGCTGAGGAACGTGGCTGTTTAACAGATGTCAGCAATGGGGAGCTTGACCCTGGAAATGGCTCTGGAGCCAGCTCCAAAGGGAATGCCAGAAAGAACCACCAGGCTCTTGAGGCATCCAGAACGTTGGATCAGACTGAACCGAGGCACCGCTGTGTGATCTGCAACAAGGAGTTCCTTGGGGATCACATAGTGAAACACGCACAAGCTCACCAAAAAAAGGGCAGCTTCTCCTGTGTGCTTTGCACCAGGAAGTTCAGGCAGAAAGGACTGATGCTGAAGCACTTGAGGAATCATGTCAGGAAGATAGAAAGGCAACATCTTGCTGCAGCTCTTGAGGCTGATCAGGAGGCTCCTGCTCTTCATGAAGTGCAATGTTCTAGTGTTCCTGTGTCTCTTGAAAATGGGAATTCTGAGGGTTCCAAAGATACTGAGCCAGAGGCTACAGCACCTGCAGTACCTCTGAGTTCTGATCAGGTCCAAGAGGAGGCTGAGAATGCAGAACAGGTTTTTGAGGCAGTGGAAAACCACCTAAGTGATCAGGATGATGCTACTGAAAACAGTAGTGACAGCTGTTTTAATAATGTTCCTGATGCTTTGAGTACAGAGAGCTTGCCTGAGGATGATGAGAGCTCCAGTAAAGAGTCACCCATTCTGCATAAAGTGAATGGAGTGTTTTGCCCTCAAAAGGATATTGATGCTTTGGATGAGGAAGGAACCTTTAAGTGCCCTGCTAATGGTTGTGCTagagtgtttaaaaaaataagattcCTCAACAAACATGCTAGAAAAACTCACCCAACTGATCTGAAGGTGCAGCAGCACATAATGAAATGGAATAAAGGAAAATGCCGCTTCTGCCAGAGGAAATTCGCTGATTCCCAACATTTTATAGACCACCTGAAGAGACATGTGTATCCAAatgtttacttttgtttacaCTTTAATTGTAATCAGAGATTTAAGCTGTCAACTGAGCTTGCAGAACATACAAAAAGTCACAGTGTGTTTAAAGCCCAGTGCAATTTCTCAAACTGCTGTGAGCTATTTGAGGAGCTCCCTTTGCTGTATGAACACGAGGCTCagcattatttaaataaaacccCAGAATGTGCAGAAGATGCAAGTGAAAAAGATTCTTCAGATGATCCTTCAGAACCTGGTAGTTACCAAGATGATGATGAATCTgttaatgaaaaagaaactgtAGATTTACCAATTCCAACCTGGAAGTCAAGGAAAGATTCTGCAGAACCAAAGACATATATTCAAAGTGTGGAGAAGAAAGCAAATAATGTAATTCACAATGGAAATGAAAGTTCATCTGAGTGTAGTGCTCCAGTTTTAAGTTTGATAGACCAAAAGACACCTGTGTTACAGCCAAATCCTGAAAACTGTAGTGTTGTTAGTGACCAACTGGTCAATGGGCACAGTGACCCAGATCAGACATCATCCAAGGCAGCCCAGGTACCTTTGGACAGAGTAGCAGATGAAACAAGGACAGAAAATGGGTCAGTGTTACCAGTTTTACAGAATTGTCATGATGCACCACAAAATACTGCTCCTGCAGTCTCACAAGTACCTTCTAAACCAAATCAGACAACAGAGACTACTTCATATGGTGTCATCTTAACAAAACCCTACGTCAGACCATTGCCTCCCAGTTACCTTGATGAACGTTACATTAGCATGCCAAAACGGAGAAAAATTTTGGCTGATGAGGTAGATGCTTACTCTGAACAAGACAAAATTTGTAGCAAATCAACAGAAAGATTTAGATGTGGCAACTGCTTGACCATCTACTGTAATTCAGAAGCACTTGAGGCTCACCTTGCACAAAAGAAGTGTCAGACGCTCTTTGGATTCGATTCAGATGATGAAAGTAAGTCCTGCAGTCCTTCCATGCTGCTTTCTTTGGCAGTCAATCAGAAAATGCTCTCT from Melospiza georgiana isolate bMelGeo1 chromosome 2, bMelGeo1.pri, whole genome shotgun sequence includes:
- the ZNF654 gene encoding zinc finger protein 654, with the protein product MAEDESDQESERLSEELEALAAPGLLAGLPALLRSQYYCRRFCQVVEDYAGRWQVPLPQLQVLQTALCCFTSACVSFPAECEHVQYVLSSLALSLFELLLFFGKDEFYEDPLKDILGSIQECQNLLNKYRNLNLELVTRIIRDGGPWEDPVLQAILKAKPVSQELVNKYLSSENPLFFELRARYLIACERIPEAMALIKSCINHPDISKDLYFHQALFTCLYMSPLEDQLFQEHLLRTDCKSGIEIICNTEKEGKTTLALQLCESFLVPQLQNGDMYCIWDLIFIWSKLQLKSNPSKQVFVDHCYQLLRIATNIRVIFPFMKVIKDEVGEDGLQICVEICGCALQLDLREDPNMKSLIYKAIAHFLPNDLEILRICALSIFFLERTLESYYTVEHLYKCADEEYNECTSSVQNRVRFELLPILKKGLFFDPEFWNFLMIKQNCLALLGDKALDGLSESTLENSPANTEKTAEYRALAEERGCLTDVSNGELDPGNGSGASSKGNARKNHQALEASRTLDQTEPRHRCVICNKEFLGDHIVKHAQAHQKKGSFSCVLCTRKFRQKGLMLKHLRNHVRKIERQHLAAALEADQEAPALHEVQCSSVPVSLENGNSEGSKDTEPEATAPAVPLSSDQVQEEAENAEQVFEAVENHLSDQDDATENSSDSCFNNVPDALSTESLPEDDESSSKESPILHKVNGVFCPQKDIDALDEEGTFKCPANGCARVFKKIRFLNKHARKTHPTDLKVQQHIMKWNKGKCRFCQRKFADSQHFIDHLKRHVYPNVYFCLHFNCNQRFKLSTELAEHTKSHSVFKAQCNFSNCCELFEELPLLYEHEAQHYLNKTPECAEDASEKDSSDDPSEPGSYQDDDESVNEKETVDLPIPTWKSRKDSAEPKTYIQSVEKKANNVIHNGNESSSECSAPVLSLIDQKTPVLQPNPENCSVVSDQLVNGHSDPDQTSSKAAQVPLDRVADETRTENGSVLPVLQNCHDAPQNTAPAVSQVPSKPNQTTETTSYGVILTKPYVRPLPPSYLDERYISMPKRRKILADEVDAYSEQDKICSKSTERFRCGNCLTIYCNSEALEAHLAQKKCQTLFGFDSDDESA